Within the Eucalyptus grandis isolate ANBG69807.140 chromosome 1, ASM1654582v1, whole genome shotgun sequence genome, the region aatcaatttgacaagttttaaactTGGTTACATTTCTTGTAAGTTATAGAGCTCAATTACACTAtaatgacaagttttatgacttccATTGCACatatttaaactttttttagtaCATCAAAGATTATTACCAACTAGAGAAGGATTTACTAATCACTTAGACAATTTCATCTAAGATCTCTAGGTGGATTATTCTCTAGCATTTAATATATTAATCACCACGAGTACCTAACCGGACAAACAGGTCCTTAAAAGGtttaagggaaaagaaagaggctAGAGATCCGCCCTAGTGGGAGATCTTGTAATGTCACCTCCCATGTTCCTACTTGCCAAGGAAGAAATATAAGTGGTAGGAATTGGAGAACCCGTCGGTAGTGAAAGTAGACACAACCACGTCAGTACTTCGGTGTTGGCTACCATTGGTAGGAGAGTATAGTAGCTCTTCGCATATGGTGTAAGAAATGGTGTTTTAGGCAGTTGATTGAAAGAGTTGAGCAAATCTCAGCCTACCTAGTAGTGGTTTTAAAGCCACCCTAGCTCATCCATGCACGAAGAGCTACTATACTCCCATATTTGGCGGTAGCCAATATGAAAGTGTTGATGTGGTGTCTACCTTCACCATTGATAGCCCCCCAAACCCTTACCACTTATTTGTCTTCCCTGGCAGGTTGGAGTACGGGATATGACATTGTGGGGTCTCCCATCCTAAAGTGGACTGCCCgcctatttcttctctcttgagccttttaaggacttgcCTAGGTCTAGAGTATTTCCAAGGTTGTCTTCAATCcaaaaacatataaataataaatgacaaaaaaaagagttttttaAGTGgcaatatttttattcaattttcatttccaGTGCATATATTccagttttaaacttttgtttttagTACGTCAAAATTTATTACCAACTCGAGAAGGATTTATGAATCATTCGGCGACTTCCTCTAAGATCTCTCAGTGGATTATTCTCTTGCATCTAATATATTAATCATCACAAGTACCTAAGAATTGTTGGAtcgccaaaaataaaaataaaaataaataaattgctagaTTGAAAAAAAAGCCCCACGTACCAAGGTAGAAATCACATGTAAAGGCACGTATAAATACCTTGCAAACGACGTTTGCGTAAAAACCTTGCGTACAAGAATTAGGGTTCGAATTATCATTTATGGCGCCACCTTGGTGCATGTGAACAGCTTTATGTCTCCAGCTTTCTAACACATTTTCACTTCACCAGAATTGAAGTAACATCTTTTATCTTGCCAAAAAATTTTCTTCGAGCCGTCAACTTCACCCTAAATGTGGATGTCCCCAAAACCCTTTATAAATTGAGAGCCTGATTAGCTTCCCATGCATATGATAAGACAGCAAGTCAAGAGCACATACCAAGCCTGGTGCCAACGTAGTGTTTTGCTTGGTGGTGTAAgggaaaaacgaaagaaaatgagagcatcAAGGTGGTGGTTGTTGTTGCTGTTGGCGCTCGTTGTGTTGGTGAGCTCGTGTGCCATGCGGCGTGTCGAGGCGGCGGTGGGGATTGAGCCACCGCAGAAGCTGCAGTGGCATTACTACCGGAACTCATGCCGCGACGCCGAGAGGTACGTGAGGACCCAGGTCGAGTTCTACTGGAAGCTGGACAAGAGCCTCGCTCCCAAGCTCATCCGAATGCTCTACGCCGACTGCTTCGTCACGGTACGGATCTGTCTGTTCTTATCCTCTCTTGAACGATCTTTCAGTCTGCATCGCTTCAATATCGAGTTTCCATCGCCTCTCTAAGCACACAATATCCTCTCACCCAATGTTTTAAGCTCTCGAAACGGGCTTTCTGACGTACCGATCTTTTGTGTATAAAACAGGGGTGCGATGCGTCAATTCTATTGGACGGGCCATATTCAGAGAAAACAGCACCGCAAAGCGCAGGGTTTCTAGGGTTTCCGATGGTGGTGATAGACAAGATCAAGCAAATCCTGGAAGAACGCTGTCCAGGAGTCGTCTCTTGTGCTGACATTCTCAACTTTGCCGCTAGAGATGCTGCTCACTTGGTATGTGCCTGGTTTGCACTTTTCTCTTTTGGCTTGAAAAAGTTGTTTTCGCTTGAGTTTATAGCGTTAAATGTGGAAAATAAGAAATACTGATACAATGATAATGTTGTCATAGGCGGGAGGGCCATCGTACCCCGTTCTGGCAGGGAGGAGGGACGGGATGTCGTCCTCTGCGGCATCGGTGGACCTCCCATTGGGGGCCGCCCTTTGGGGATCGGCGCTTGCTTACTTCGAATCAAGAGGCTTGGATGTGCTGGACCTTACTACTCTGCTTGGTACAATCGAACCTCGTATGAAAAGTATTTATTTGACCTGGACCTCATTAAATTA harbors:
- the LOC104450840 gene encoding probable peroxidase 61, which codes for MRASRWWLLLLLALVVLVSSCAMRRVEAAVGIEPPQKLQWHYYRNSCRDAERYVRTQVEFYWKLDKSLAPKLIRMLYADCFVTGCDASILLDGPYSEKTAPQSAGFLGFPMVVIDKIKQILEERCPGVVSCADILNFAARDAAHLAGGPSYPVLAGRRDGMSSSAASVDLPLGAALWGSALAYFESRGLDVLDLTTLLGGHSLGKTNCSVIADRLYNFNKTGKPDPSMDSSFLAQMRVQCPPNSKNQVYLDPDSGSSYSFSKSFYSRVLNHRAVLGIDQQIAANNDSSQIAQQYDGSFEDFRKRFALSMSRMGNIKVLTGNQGEIRKNCRVVNRK